A section of the Neorhizobium galegae bv. orientalis str. HAMBI 540 genome encodes:
- a CDS encoding DUF6105 family protein, producing MKWFLILWAGPVLLLSGWYGLSYYDMSFGFFMLTRQTHDLVFQIYGNILGIPPETIPPLVARAMVFDSLVVFAIIAFRKRREIAAWWRKRQLAKSVSLPSEESLSRAP from the coding sequence ATGAAGTGGTTCCTGATTTTGTGGGCCGGCCCGGTCCTGCTGCTGTCCGGCTGGTACGGGCTTTCCTACTACGACATGAGCTTCGGCTTCTTCATGCTGACCCGCCAGACCCATGACCTGGTCTTCCAGATCTACGGCAATATCCTCGGCATCCCGCCGGAGACCATTCCACCTTTGGTGGCACGCGCCATGGTTTTCGATAGCCTGGTCGTGTTTGCCATTATCGCCTTCCGCAAGCGCCGCGAGATTGCTGCCTGGTGGCGGAAACGTCAGCTTGCGAAATCGGTCTCCCTGCCGAGCGAAGAGAGCCTGTCGAGAGCGCCCTGA
- the ruvX gene encoding Holliday junction resolvase RuvX — MTVMTIEELAEALRPAQAIAGLDLGTKTIGLAMSDLGRRFATPRPVIKRVKFTKDAEVLLAFAEKEKVAGFVIGLPTNMDGSAGPRVQATRAFVRSMSEKTALPFVYWDERLSTVAAERALLEMDVSRAKRAERIDSAAASFILQGALDRLSSLGRETDFAS, encoded by the coding sequence ATGACAGTGATGACGATCGAGGAACTGGCCGAAGCCCTGCGGCCCGCACAGGCGATTGCCGGCCTCGACCTCGGCACCAAGACGATCGGGCTTGCCATGTCTGATCTCGGCCGGCGCTTTGCCACGCCACGTCCCGTCATCAAACGGGTGAAGTTCACCAAGGATGCGGAAGTTCTGCTCGCCTTTGCGGAAAAGGAGAAGGTGGCAGGCTTCGTCATCGGCCTGCCGACCAACATGGACGGCTCGGCCGGTCCAAGGGTTCAGGCGACACGCGCCTTCGTACGCTCGATGTCAGAAAAGACCGCCCTGCCCTTCGTCTACTGGGACGAACGACTGTCGACGGTCGCTGCCGAACGAGCGCTTCTGGAAATGGACGTGTCGCGGGCCAAGCGGGCCGAGCGGATCGATTCCGCCGCGGCGAGCTTCATTCTTCAGGGCGCTCTCGACAGGCTCTCTTCGCTCGGCAGGGAGACCGATTTCGCAAGCTGA
- a CDS encoding metal-dependent hydrolase yields the protein MKITWLGHAAFRIETAKAKILVDPFLTYNPAFAGQDIKDAAEGLTHILLTHGHGDHVGDTVQIAKETGAVVLANYDLGVWLAKKGVEKLEMGNTGGTVGFEGFTATFTNALHSSASLTEDGVSHCLGNANGLMLHFDDELSVLHMGDTDIFSDMALINELHQPDIGIVPIGDRFTMGGAVAALACQRFFDFKHALPCHYGLPGVDQTPEKFVKGMEGSRTRVETPAPGGSLTF from the coding sequence ATGAAGATCACCTGGCTCGGCCATGCCGCCTTCCGCATCGAGACCGCCAAGGCCAAGATCCTGGTCGACCCGTTCCTGACCTATAACCCCGCGTTTGCCGGCCAGGACATCAAGGACGCCGCCGAAGGGCTGACCCATATCCTGCTGACTCACGGCCATGGCGACCATGTCGGCGATACGGTCCAGATCGCTAAGGAAACCGGTGCCGTCGTTCTCGCCAACTATGACCTCGGCGTCTGGCTGGCAAAGAAGGGCGTCGAGAAGCTCGAAATGGGCAATACCGGCGGTACGGTCGGTTTCGAAGGGTTCACCGCCACCTTCACCAACGCGCTGCACTCGTCTGCCTCGCTGACCGAAGACGGCGTTTCGCACTGCCTCGGCAATGCCAACGGCCTGATGCTGCATTTCGACGATGAACTCTCCGTCCTCCATATGGGCGATACCGACATCTTCTCGGACATGGCCCTGATCAACGAGTTGCACCAGCCGGATATCGGCATCGTGCCGATCGGCGACCGTTTCACCATGGGCGGTGCCGTCGCTGCGCTCGCCTGTCAGCGTTTCTTCGATTTCAAACACGCGCTGCCCTGCCACTATGGCCTGCCGGGCGTCGACCAGACGCCGGAAAAGTTCGTCAAGGGCATGGAAGGTTCGCGCACCCGGGTCGAGA